Below is a genomic region from Vibrio cortegadensis.
CTGCATCTGGCTCGAAAAGCGTTTTACCCGGGGAAAATTCCATTCCCACTACTGCATGTCGATACCAACTGGAAGTTTCGCGAAATGATTGAATTTCGTGATCGCACTGCCAAAAAGTATGGTTTTGATCTACTGGTGCATAAGAACCCTGAAGGGCTTGAGATGGGGATAAACCCATTTGTGCATGGCTCATCTAAACATACCGACATCATGAAAACTCAGGGCTTAAAGCAAGCGTTAAATCATTATGGATTTGATGCTGCTTTTGGTGGCGCTCGACGTGATGAAGAAAAATCGCGAGCTAAAGAACGCGTTTACTCTTTCCGAGATAAAAATCATACCTGGGATCCTAAAAGCCAGCGCCCTGAATTGTGGAAGACTTATAACGGCCAGGTGAATAAAGGGGAGAGCATACGCGTATTCCCGCTATCAAACTGGACGGAATTGGATATCTGGCAGTACATCTATTTAGAAAATATTGAAATTGTACCGCTGTATCTTGCTGAGAAGCGCCCTGTGGTTGATCGTGATGGCATGCTGATCATGGTTGATGATGAGCGTATGGATATTGGTGAAGATGAAGTGGTTGAAGAGAAAAGTGTGCGTTTTCGTACCCTTGGTTGCTACCCATTAACAGGTGCGATTGAGTCTGAGGCAAATACGCTTACGGGAATTATTGAAGAGATGTTGGTGGCAACGTCGAGTGAACGACAAGGGCGAGCGATCGACCACGATCAGTCAGGATCTATGGAACTGAAAAAACGCCAAGGTTACTTCTAAGGATCTAAGGAAAGAATAATGAATAGTGCAGTTGAAGCTGAACTCGCTGAGTTAGGCATTGAAGGTTATCTTAATCAACACCAATATAAATCGATGCTCAGATTTTTAACTTGTGGCTCGGTTGATGATGGGAAAAGTACCTTAATTGGACGTTTGCTCCATGATACGCAGCAGATCTATGAAGATCAGTTAGCGGCGGTTCACTCAGATAGCCAACGCGTTGGAACGACGGGTGAAAAGCCTGATTTGGCCCTCCTGGTTGATGGCTTGCAAGCTGAGCGTGAACAAGGGATCACCATTGATGTTGCTTATCGTTATTTCTCTACTGAGAAGCGTAAGTTCATTATCGCGGATACTCCTGGGCACGAGCAATATACGCGTAATATGGCAACCGGAGCTTCGACTTGTGATCTTGCAGTGATCTTGATTGATGCTCGAAAAGGCGTACTAGACCAAACTCGTCGCCACTCATTCATAGCTAACTTACTTGGCTTGAAACATTTTGTCGTCGCGGTCAATAAAATGGATCTTGTGGATTATTCACAACAGCGTTTCGAAGAGATCCGCGATCAATATTTATCGTTTGCTGAAAATTTGCAAGGCGATACCAATATTCAGATTCTTCCACTGTCTGCTTTAGAAGGTGAAAACGTTGCATCGGCGAGTCAAGAAATGTCATGGTTTGAAGGCCCAACTCTGTTAGAGGTTCTTGAGACTGTCGATATTGATCAAAGTCGCTCTGGTGGTGACTTCCGCTTCCCAGTGCAGTACGTCAATCGTCCTAACCTCGATTTTCGAGGTTTCTCTGGGACGATTGCTTCAGGTCAGATTGCTGTTGGCGACACGATCAAAGCACTTCCTTCAGGCAAGTTCTCTAAAGTGGCGAGCATTGTCACGTTTGATGGTGAACTACAATCTGCTCAAGCGGGGCTGGCGGTAACACTGACTCTTGAAGATGAGATTGATATTAGCCGAGGCGATCTAATCGTGTTGGAGAATGCTGAAATTGAAACAACGAACCATCTGTTAGCCGATGTGGTGTGGATGACTGAGCAACCGCTTAAACCGGGTCGTGAGTATGATATTAAAGTGGCAGGTAAAAAAACACTTGGCCAAGTTAGCTCTATTCGCCATCAATACGATATTAATAACCTCTCAACCCATACGGCAAGTGAATTGCCGCTCAATGGTATTGGCTTGTGTGAGTGGTCACTAACCGAATCTGTGGCGTTAGATAAATATCGTGAATGTGCGGATACTGGTGGCTTCATCATTATTGATCGCTTAACCAACGTTACGGTGGGAGCAGGGCTTATCCGTGAAGGTTTAGATAGCGTGGCGAAGGTTCAAGGTGACTTCTCTGCATTTGAAATCGAATTCAATGCATTAGTTCGTAAACATTTCCCGCACTGGGATGCGAAAGATTTGAGCCAACTACTTCGCAAGTAGAGATAAAAGTCAGCCAGTAGAGTTGTAAAAGTAGGGTGTGAGATTGACTAACAATCGAATGTCTCACTTGGGGTTATGTCTCTAATTCAAATAGGTGAATGTGTGGAAGTGAGTGATCACTTTCACACTCAGGGAAGCGTTTATGTGGGAACAAGGATTTGTGTTAGCAGTGCTGCTTGGCATCATCACTTGCCTACTGACAACTAAAATTAAACCTAGCATCATATTTGCCAGTGCTTCATTCATCGCTTTTTTAGCGGGGATGATAGAGCTGAAAAGTGTGGCTGAAAATTTCACGAATTCTTCATTATTAACGCTAGTTTTGCTTGTTTTGGCCTCCTGTGCATTAGAAAAAACTCGCCTTATCAGTTGGGTGAGCCGAATTATTTCTAATGGGAAGTTGGGTACAGTTGTGGCGAAGCTCGGCGTTTCAACGGCTTTACTCTCTTCGTTTACCAATAATACCGCAGTGGTGGTCTCGTTAATTAGTGCCATTAAGCGCAACCAGAAACATGCGCCATCAAAATTACTTATTCCCCTTTCCTATGCGGCTATTTTAGGGGGAACGTTAACGCTGATTGGCACTTCAACCAATTTGATCATCAACAGCTTTGTTGAAGATGTTGGATTACCTAGCCTCAGCTTTTTTGCTCCAACAATGATCGGACTTGCCGTGTTGTTTGGCGGTGTCTTGATCTTGATCCCTTTGAGCTATTTATTGCCTGATTATGACGATCAAAACCAAGATGACTTGCCTTATTTTCTTGAAGCGCGAGTAGAACCTGGTTCACCATTGGTGGGGCGTAGCGTGAGTGAAAATAACCTTAGAGCGTTACGTAAACTTTTTTTGGCTGAAGTGATCCGCGATGGCGAAACAAAAACCTCCATTGATCCAGACTTTGTACTCATGGCAAGAGATCGATTGCTGTTTTGTGGTGATGTTGAAAGTGTCGCCACTCTGCAAGAAATACAGGGGCTCACTCTATTTGGTCAGCATCACCTAAATGGACAGAGTTTTGTTGAAGTAGTGGTGAGCTCTTCGGCAAGCTTCTGCAATAAAACATTAAAAACCAGTCATTTTAGAGATAGGTTTGATGCAGTAGTTGTGGCAATTAGACGCGGACATGAACGGCTAGAAGGTGGACTAGGCAATATCACGTTAACCGCTGGGGATACCTTAGTTTTAGTTCCCGGAAAACGCTTTGAGTCGGAGAGACAAGCCCATCGACGTGAATTTGTATTGATTAATGATTTAGATTCGAGTGCAAAATTGGATCAAAGCAAGTCAACACTCGTATTGCTAGGTTTCGCTGCCGTGATTGGTTGCTCGCTATTGGGTTATGTTCCGATTATCAAAGGGTTATCGCTGTACCTACTGGCGATGATTGTGATGGGTATTATTCAGGTAGGTGAGATTCGTCGACGATTTCCCATTGATATTGTCGTTATTGTTGGCTCGGCTCTTTCTATTGCCCAGTTGATGATTTCCTCTGGTCTCTCTATGCGAATGGGGGAAATGTTCATGGAGGCATTCAATGGTTGGGGGGTATTTGGTGCTTTAGTGGCGACTTACTTTGTGACTTTGATTTTAACGGAGCTCGTAACCAATAACGCCGCTGCCGCTCTCTCTTTTCCTATTGGCTACAGTATGGCGATAGGATATGGCGTCGATCCCATGCCATTTATTATGGCGGTGTTGTTTGGTGCCAGCGCCAGTTTTATCTCCCCTTATGGCTATCAAACCAATTTATTGGTCTATAGCGTGGGCAATTATCAAATGAAAGATTATCTACGAATTGGAGTGCCGATTTCTATCGTTTACTCTGGATTGGTTTTAAGCCTGATCCCTTACTTTTTCCCATTTTGAATATATTTAAACAGTACCAAAGCATGGAAGGAATGGGCTGTTTTGGTACTTGACAAGGATTGACTATGACAACATCGACAGCTACATCAACAGCGCCACTAACAGTAAATAAAGATGAAAATATCGTTTGGCATCAACACTCGGTTGATAAAGCGTTCAGAGCTAAATTGAAGCATCAGAAACCGGTAGTACTTTGGTTTACGGGGTTATCTGGCGCTGGGAAATCAACCGTCGCAGGTGCTTTAGAGTCAAAACTGGCTCAGTTAGGTCACCACACCTATTTACTCGATGGGGATAATGTCCGCCATGGTTTGTGTGGCGATCTGGGCTTTTCTGATCAAGACCGCCGTGAAAATATTCGTCGTATTGGAGAGCTCGCTAAACTGATGGCCGATGCTGGATTGATTGTGCTTTCTGCGTTTATTTCGCCTCATCGTGCTGAGCGGCAGTTAGTGCGAGATTTATTACCTGAGGGGGAGTTTTTGGAAGTATTTGTTAACGTACCACTCGAAGTGTGCGAACAAAGGGACCCAAAAGGTTTATACAAAAAGGCGAGAGCAGGGCAAATTGCCAACTTTACTGGTATTGATTCTGTGTATGAAGCGCCATTGAAGCCTGAGATCGATCTTCCTGCTGGGGAACTATCGGTTGAGCAACTTGTTGAACTTTGTATTCAGGCGCTAAAGGATCGCGCGGTGATCTCATAAGGTGAATTAGGGGCGATGTTATGTCGCCCTTAATTCATATAAGTTCGAGTTTGATCTTAAACGGTGTGGTGAACGGTGCTTTTTACCTCGGTT
It encodes:
- the cysD gene encoding sulfate adenylyltransferase subunit CysD, translated to MDQQRLTHLKQLEAESIHIIREVAAEFGNPVMMYSIGKDSSVMLHLARKAFYPGKIPFPLLHVDTNWKFREMIEFRDRTAKKYGFDLLVHKNPEGLEMGINPFVHGSSKHTDIMKTQGLKQALNHYGFDAAFGGARRDEEKSRAKERVYSFRDKNHTWDPKSQRPELWKTYNGQVNKGESIRVFPLSNWTELDIWQYIYLENIEIVPLYLAEKRPVVDRDGMLIMVDDERMDIGEDEVVEEKSVRFRTLGCYPLTGAIESEANTLTGIIEEMLVATSSERQGRAIDHDQSGSMELKKRQGYF
- the cysN gene encoding sulfate adenylyltransferase subunit CysN, which encodes MNSAVEAELAELGIEGYLNQHQYKSMLRFLTCGSVDDGKSTLIGRLLHDTQQIYEDQLAAVHSDSQRVGTTGEKPDLALLVDGLQAEREQGITIDVAYRYFSTEKRKFIIADTPGHEQYTRNMATGASTCDLAVILIDARKGVLDQTRRHSFIANLLGLKHFVVAVNKMDLVDYSQQRFEEIRDQYLSFAENLQGDTNIQILPLSALEGENVASASQEMSWFEGPTLLEVLETVDIDQSRSGGDFRFPVQYVNRPNLDFRGFSGTIASGQIAVGDTIKALPSGKFSKVASIVTFDGELQSAQAGLAVTLTLEDEIDISRGDLIVLENAEIETTNHLLADVVWMTEQPLKPGREYDIKVAGKKTLGQVSSIRHQYDINNLSTHTASELPLNGIGLCEWSLTESVALDKYRECADTGGFIIIDRLTNVTVGAGLIREGLDSVAKVQGDFSAFEIEFNALVRKHFPHWDAKDLSQLLRK
- a CDS encoding SLC13 family permease, whose product is MWEQGFVLAVLLGIITCLLTTKIKPSIIFASASFIAFLAGMIELKSVAENFTNSSLLTLVLLVLASCALEKTRLISWVSRIISNGKLGTVVAKLGVSTALLSSFTNNTAVVVSLISAIKRNQKHAPSKLLIPLSYAAILGGTLTLIGTSTNLIINSFVEDVGLPSLSFFAPTMIGLAVLFGGVLILIPLSYLLPDYDDQNQDDLPYFLEARVEPGSPLVGRSVSENNLRALRKLFLAEVIRDGETKTSIDPDFVLMARDRLLFCGDVESVATLQEIQGLTLFGQHHLNGQSFVEVVVSSSASFCNKTLKTSHFRDRFDAVVVAIRRGHERLEGGLGNITLTAGDTLVLVPGKRFESERQAHRREFVLINDLDSSAKLDQSKSTLVLLGFAAVIGCSLLGYVPIIKGLSLYLLAMIVMGIIQVGEIRRRFPIDIVVIVGSALSIAQLMISSGLSMRMGEMFMEAFNGWGVFGALVATYFVTLILTELVTNNAAAALSFPIGYSMAIGYGVDPMPFIMAVLFGASASFISPYGYQTNLLVYSVGNYQMKDYLRIGVPISIVYSGLVLSLIPYFFPF
- the cysC gene encoding adenylyl-sulfate kinase, which codes for MTTSTATSTAPLTVNKDENIVWHQHSVDKAFRAKLKHQKPVVLWFTGLSGAGKSTVAGALESKLAQLGHHTYLLDGDNVRHGLCGDLGFSDQDRRENIRRIGELAKLMADAGLIVLSAFISPHRAERQLVRDLLPEGEFLEVFVNVPLEVCEQRDPKGLYKKARAGQIANFTGIDSVYEAPLKPEIDLPAGELSVEQLVELCIQALKDRAVIS